In Parasegetibacter sp. NRK P23, a single genomic region encodes these proteins:
- a CDS encoding pitrilysin family protein, with protein sequence MRKTLSTLILVFTSTFASFAQNGEPLPLDPSVRKGTLPNGLTYYIRANKIPEKRAELYLVNKVGSILEDENQRGLAHFVEHMAFNGTRDFPKNTLIDYLQKAGVKFGADINAYTSFDETVYQLPIPTDTLAVFERGFDMLLNWAGFISFDPEEVNAERGVILEESRQRGKNAQERIQQQALPILFNNSRYAERIPIGKEDILKSFTVETIKKFYKDWYRPDLQAIIAVGDFDADQVERWIKEKFTVLKNPAQPRPRVKYEVGDHAETFAKVITDKEFPYTVAQVVYKSKTTPITTAAGFREQIRTELFNTMMAARIQEATRKPETPYFFAQNAISPFLAGLQAYLSITVAKNGQLDKAVTAVLEENERIRRFGFTQTELDRAKKDLLTQRESAFKERDKTKSAAYVAAYQGNFLTGTAVPGSEYVYNFYKKTVPEIQLKEVNELINTFDQKKNRVVLVQAPSKDSAGLPSQQQLLDWVNTDLSYVKAYEDQSTNEPLLATIPTGTKVTGTKAFSAIGAELITLGNGVRVWLKPTDFKNDEVRFSSYSFGGTSVVDEKKLPSILMAANIMGQSGVGKFDPTVLGKMLTGKNVSVSAYVSEISEGVSGIATPADIETALQLVYLYYTAPRKDTTAFRTAIAETKYMLQNRALDPTAVFSDTLEAIMSGYHPRRTNPTMQMLDKVSLDEVVDMYKDRFADASDAVFVFVGNFDKAKLLPLLEKYIGGLPATNRKESFSNLGIRPLPGAVKKTVYKGQDDKSAVELIFNGPWKWSPANNLRLSALTEIINIKMVERLREKEEGVYSPSVSESYSKLPEQRFTLSISFTCDPKNVDRLIEAALDEIRKIKKDGPSATDLQKFKAEERRAHEVRVKENGYWLNYLLQQSRNGEPVEEMNNYLTELEQLTPAVLKQTAQLLNEQQLIKAVLMPEKK encoded by the coding sequence ATGCGCAAAACACTGAGTACACTTATCCTGGTATTCACCAGCACCTTTGCCTCCTTCGCACAAAACGGAGAACCTTTGCCCTTAGATCCCTCAGTGCGGAAAGGCACCTTGCCCAACGGACTTACTTATTACATCCGCGCCAACAAAATTCCTGAAAAGCGCGCTGAACTCTACCTGGTGAATAAGGTGGGGTCCATTCTTGAAGACGAGAACCAGCGTGGGCTGGCGCATTTCGTGGAACACATGGCCTTTAACGGTACCCGTGATTTCCCTAAAAACACCTTGATAGATTACCTTCAGAAAGCGGGGGTGAAATTCGGCGCCGATATCAACGCGTACACCAGCTTCGATGAAACGGTGTACCAGTTGCCCATCCCCACCGATACGCTTGCGGTTTTCGAAAGAGGGTTTGATATGCTCCTGAACTGGGCTGGTTTCATTTCTTTCGATCCGGAAGAAGTAAACGCGGAAAGAGGCGTGATCCTGGAAGAATCGAGGCAGCGTGGAAAGAACGCCCAGGAAAGAATCCAACAACAGGCGTTGCCTATTCTTTTCAACAATTCCCGCTATGCGGAACGGATTCCCATCGGGAAGGAAGATATCCTGAAATCCTTTACGGTGGAAACGATTAAGAAGTTTTACAAAGACTGGTACCGTCCCGACCTCCAGGCCATCATCGCCGTTGGTGATTTTGATGCCGACCAGGTGGAACGCTGGATCAAAGAGAAATTCACGGTGCTGAAAAATCCCGCCCAACCACGTCCACGGGTAAAATACGAAGTGGGCGATCATGCGGAAACCTTCGCGAAAGTGATCACCGACAAAGAGTTTCCTTACACCGTGGCGCAGGTAGTGTACAAATCCAAAACCACACCCATCACCACCGCAGCGGGTTTCCGCGAGCAAATTCGGACCGAGTTGTTCAACACCATGATGGCCGCAAGGATCCAGGAAGCTACCCGCAAACCGGAAACACCGTATTTCTTCGCCCAGAACGCCATATCACCATTCCTTGCGGGACTACAGGCTTATCTTTCTATCACCGTTGCGAAGAATGGCCAGCTTGATAAAGCCGTGACCGCCGTACTGGAAGAAAATGAAAGGATCCGCCGTTTCGGGTTTACCCAAACGGAGCTGGATCGCGCAAAAAAGGACCTGCTCACCCAAAGGGAAAGCGCTTTTAAAGAGAGGGACAAAACGAAATCAGCCGCTTATGTGGCAGCCTACCAGGGCAATTTCCTGACGGGAACTGCGGTGCCGGGTTCGGAATATGTCTACAATTTCTACAAAAAAACAGTGCCCGAAATCCAACTGAAAGAGGTGAACGAACTGATCAATACATTCGACCAAAAGAAGAACAGGGTGGTATTGGTGCAGGCCCCTTCTAAAGACAGCGCCGGCCTTCCTTCGCAACAGCAACTACTGGATTGGGTAAATACAGACCTCAGTTATGTAAAAGCCTACGAGGATCAAAGCACTAATGAGCCTTTGCTCGCCACAATACCCACAGGCACTAAAGTTACTGGCACCAAAGCTTTCAGCGCAATTGGCGCGGAGTTGATCACATTGGGTAACGGCGTGCGCGTATGGCTGAAGCCCACTGATTTCAAGAACGATGAGGTCAGGTTCAGTTCCTACAGTTTTGGGGGGACCTCGGTTGTGGATGAAAAGAAATTGCCTTCAATTCTGATGGCGGCAAATATTATGGGACAAAGCGGTGTGGGTAAATTTGATCCTACCGTTTTGGGTAAGATGCTGACCGGGAAAAACGTGTCAGTATCCGCTTACGTTTCCGAAATAAGTGAAGGCGTTTCAGGTATAGCCACACCTGCCGATATTGAAACTGCCCTTCAACTTGTTTACCTCTATTATACCGCTCCGAGGAAAGATACCACTGCTTTCAGAACAGCCATTGCTGAAACGAAGTACATGCTGCAGAACAGGGCGCTTGATCCTACCGCTGTTTTTTCAGACACGCTGGAAGCCATTATGAGTGGGTATCATCCCCGCAGAACCAATCCTACCATGCAGATGCTGGATAAAGTTTCCCTGGATGAAGTTGTGGATATGTACAAAGATCGTTTTGCCGACGCCTCAGATGCAGTATTTGTATTTGTGGGCAACTTTGATAAAGCGAAACTGCTGCCGTTGCTTGAAAAATACATTGGCGGATTACCTGCCACCAACAGGAAAGAAAGCTTCAGCAACCTGGGCATCCGCCCATTGCCGGGGGCTGTGAAAAAGACCGTGTACAAAGGACAGGACGATAAAAGTGCCGTGGAACTTATTTTCAATGGTCCGTGGAAATGGTCCCCGGCCAATAACCTGCGCCTCAGCGCGCTTACCGAAATCATCAACATCAAGATGGTGGAGCGCCTGCGGGAAAAAGAAGAAGGCGTGTATTCGCCCTCCGTTTCCGAAAGCTACTCCAAGTTACCCGAGCAACGTTTTACACTTTCCATCTCCTTCACCTGTGATCCTAAGAATGTGGACAGGCTGATTGAAGCCGCATTGGATGAGATACGGAAAATCAAAAAGGATGGTCCTTCCGCTACCGATTTGCAGAAGTTCAAGGCGGAAGAAAGAAGGGCACATGAAGTGCGGGTAAAAGAGAATGGTTATTGGTTGAATTACCTCCTCCAGCAGTCGAGGAATGGTGAACCGGTGGAGGAGATGAACAATTACCTCACGGAACTGGAACAACTCACACCTGCGGTGTTGAAGCAAACGGCACAGTTACTGAATGAGCAGCAACTGATCAAAGCTGTGCTGATGCCGGAGAAAAAATAA